One Astatotilapia calliptera chromosome 1, fAstCal1.2, whole genome shotgun sequence DNA segment encodes these proteins:
- the rxfp3.3a2 gene encoding relaxin-3 receptor 1, giving the protein MMEEMFNHSGALNRSSVLEDIDVSADGTPILRILISVVYSVVCAVGLVGNLLVFFLMRLRQGRKRSTINVFIINLAVTDFQFVLTLPFWAVDTALDFSWPFGDAMCKIVLSVTVMNMYASVFFLTAMSVTRYLAVASALKKKAHRRSRCVKWVCAVLWVAATVATAPTAVFSTVTVVAGEKLCLLKFPEGHDWLALYHIQKILIAFIIPMLIVSVNYLMLLRFVRQRSMDSSNPKRRSRVTKSVAIVVLSFFCCWMPNHAITFWGVLVKFNAANWDTSYYMVHTYVFPVTVCLAHANSCLNPVLYCLMRPEIRKMLRGLFWKASTPSSTKGCATRSMTQAETQGATPLQIIDNAEYTLSIIDRKGLSASKVLPYTR; this is encoded by the coding sequence ATGATGGAGGAAATGTTTAACCACAGCGGAGCGCTCAACCGAAGTTCAGTGCTCGAAGACATCGACGTGAGCGCGGATGGCACCCCCATTCTGAGGATACTCATATCGGTTGTGTACTCTGTAGTTTGCGCAGTGGGTTTAGTGGGCAACCTCCTCGTCTTTTTTCTAATGAGGTTACGACAAGGTCGAAAGAGGTCCACTATTAATGTTTTCATTATCAACTTGGCAGTGACGGACTTCCAGTTTGTTCTCACTCTGCCCTTCTGGGCTGTGGACACCGCGCTGGACTTCAGCTGGCCGTTCGGAGACGCCATGTGCAAGATCGTCCTTTCGGTCACCGTGATGAACATGTACGCCAGCGTGTTTTTCCTCACCGCCATGAGCGTGACCCGCTACCTGGCCGTCGCCTCGGCTCTAAAGAAAAAAGCGCACAGAAGGTCACGGTGTGTGAAGTGGGTGTGCGCGGTGCTGTGGGTGGCGGCGACAGTTGCCACAGCTCCAACAGCTGTCTTCTCCACTGTGACTGTGGTGGCTGGCGAAAAACTCTGTCTCCTCAAGTTTCCCGAAGGACACGACTGGCTCGCCCTCTATCACATCCAGAAAATCTTGATCGCTTTCATTATCCCCATGCTCATTGTCTCCGTTAACTACCTGATGCTGCTGCGCTTCGTCAGACAGAGGAGCATGGACAGCAGCAACCCTAAACGGAGATCCAGAGTCACCAAATCTGTCGCTATAGTAGTTTTGtctttcttctgctgctggatgCCAAATCATGCCATCACCTTCTGGGGCGTGTTGGTCAAATTTAACGCAGCAAACTGGGACACGTCGTATTACATGGTACACACCTACGTGTTCCCGGTCACCGTGTGCTTGGCGCACGCAAACAGCTGCTTAAACCCGGTGCTTTACTGCCTGATGAGGCCGGAGATCAGGAAGATGCTGAGAGGATTGTTTTGGAAAGCCTCCACTCCGTCATCCACGAAAGGTTGCGCCACGCGCTCCATGACACAGGCAGAAACCCAGGGAGCTACGCCTCTCCAGATTATAGACAATGCGGAGTACACGCTGTCCATCATAGACCGTAAGGGTTTATCAGCCTCTAAAGTCCTCCCGTATACTCGTTAA